One Alosa alosa isolate M-15738 ecotype Scorff River chromosome 22, AALO_Geno_1.1, whole genome shotgun sequence DNA segment encodes these proteins:
- the socs3b gene encoding suppressor of cytokine signaling 3b: protein MVTHSRFDSFPVMSSSPVECGRRLPHRHRYKTFSSRLQYQLVLSAARKLQESGFYWSSMGGKEASSLLNAEPAGTFLVRDSSDHRHFFTLSVKTVTGTKNLRIQCDACSFYLQTDPCDAQKVPHFDCVLKLIHHYMPTTTTTTYLCPRQPQCRQLLSRRRRTYFIYSGGEKVPLELLRPLTCSMSTLQHLCRKTVNGHLDMSTKRDQLPQTLQEFLEEYDAPI, encoded by the exons ATGGTAACCCACAGCAGGTTTGACTCCTTCCCCGTGATGAGCAGCAGTCCTGTGGAGTGTGGCCGGCGGCTGCCGCACCGCCACCGCTACAAGACCTTCAGCTCGCGCCTGCAGTACCAGCTGGTGCTGTCGGCCGCGCGCAAGCTCCAGGAGAGCGGCTTCTACTGGAGCTCCATGGGGGGTAAGGAGGCCAGCTCGCTCCTGAACGCCGAGCCGGCCGGCACCTTCCTGGTGCGCGACAGCTCCGACCACCGCCACTTCTTCACGCTCAGCGTCAAGACAGTCACGGGCACCAAGAACCTGCGCATCCAGTGCGATGCCTGCTCCTTCTACCTGCAGACCGACCCGTGCGATGCCCAGAAGGTGCCCCACTTTGACTGCGTGCTCAAGCTCATCCACCACTAcatgcccaccaccaccaccaccacctacctcTGCCCTCGTCAGCCTCAGTGCCGACAGCTCCTCAGCAGGCGGCGGCG CACATACTTCATCTACTCGGGAGGTGAGAAGGTGCCCCTGGAGCTGCTGAGGCCGCTGACCTGCAGCATGTCCACTCTGCAGCACCTCTGCCGCAAGACTGTCAACGGACACCTGGACATGTCCACCAAGCGAGACCAGCTGCCCCAGACCTTGCAGGAGTTCCTCGAGGAGTATGATGCGCCCATCTGA